Genomic segment of Deltaproteobacteria bacterium:
CAGCCTAAATCCGATCATGGTAGATGCCACAGGAATGTGCGGGGCGTGCCGGGTTTCCGTCGGAGGGGTGACCAAGTTCTGCTGCGTGGACGGGCCTGAATTCGACGGCCATGCTGTTGACTTCGATGAACTGACCAAACGGCAAAGTGCCTATCTGACCGAGGAAAAGATAGCCATGGAGAGGTTCATGGGGCAGGTCTCTCCCGGACAGAGGACCCCCTGAGTCCTGGGGGCGTGAGAAGGCGCCAGATTTCGGAGGATGAAAATGTCTGAAGAGAAACCCAAGAAGCGGAAAATCCCCATGCAGAAGATGCCGGAACAGCCGCCTGAGGTGAGAAAGAGGAACTTCGACGAGGTCCCCCTTGGTTATTCCCCTGAAGCAGCCCAGCTAGAGGCCTCCAGGTGCCTGCAGTGCAAGAAGCCCAAGTGCGTCGAAGGTTGCCCGGTGGGAATCGACATCCCCGGTTTTATCCGCCTGATCGAAGAGGGGGATTTTGACGCTGCAGCGAGGAAGATCAAGGAGACCAATGCTCTGCCGGCCATCTGCGGGCGGGTATGCCCACAGGAGGACCAGTGCCAAAAGACGTGTATTCTCGGCAAGAAGGCGGAACCCGTTGCAATCGGGAGGCTCGAGCGTTTCGCCGCCGATTGGGAGCGAACCAAGGGCAAGATGATCCTCCCCCAGAAGGCGGCCCCTACGGGCAAGAGGGTGGCCGTTGTCGGATCCGGTCCTGCCGGGCTCACCGTGGCAGGGGATCTCATACTCAAGGGTCACGAGGTGACTATCTTCGAAGCCCTCCACAAGGCGGGAGGGGTGCTTGTCTACGGTATCCCGGAATTCCGTCTGCCCAAGGCCATAGTCCAGGCCGAAGTCGATTACCTCATGAAGCTCGGCGTCAAGGTGGAACCGAACTCGGTCATCGGGCGAATCGAAACGGTGGACGGGCTTCTTGAAGACGGCTTTGATGCGGTCTTTCTCGGTCTCGGGGCAGGCCTGCCCATGTTCATGAACATCCCCGGAGAAAACCTCTGCGGCATATACTCGGCCAACGAGTATCTCACCCGGTCGAACCTGATGAAGGCCTATCTCTTCCCGGAATACGATACTCCCATCGCTCGGGGCAAGGACGTCTGTGTTCTCGGGGCGGGCAACGTCTCCATGGATTCTGCAAGGACGGCCCTCCGCCTTGGGGCCGACAGGGTCCGCATAGTCTACAGGCGCTCGAGGGCTGAAATGCCTGCCAGAATCGAGGAAATCCACCATGCCGAAGAGGAGGGGGTAGAGTTTCTCCTCCTTACCACTCCGGTCCGGTTTCTCGGGAACGAGGACGGGTGGGTAAAGGGGATGGAGTGCATCAAGATGGAACTGGGAGAGCCCGATGATTCCGGCAGGAGGAGGCCCATCCCGATCAAGGGTTCGGAACACATCCTGGAGTGCGATCTGGTAGTGGTGGCGATCGGAGCAGGGGCCAACCCCCTTCTGCCCACTCAGACCCCGGGCCTCGAGCTGAACAGGAGAGGTTATATCGTCGCCGACCCTGCCACCGGGAAGACCACCAAGCGGGGGGTCTGGGCAGGAGGAGACATCGTGACCGGGTCCGCCACGGTGATCCTGGCCATGGGAGCGGGCCGACACGCGGCAGACTCCATCCACGACTATCTCACCCGGGGTGAGAACAACTGGCCATAGGCGGGGACCCGGCCCCATCCGGCGACCCTGATTTGCGTCTTCCAAAATGAAGGACTCTCCGCCCCGGTTCAAGGCTGCAGTGGTGCAGGCCGCCCCGGTCCTGTTCGACCGGGAGGCCACCGTCGAGAAGGCCTGCCGCCTGATCGAGGAGGCTGCGGCCAACGGCGCGAGGCTCGTCCTTTTCCCGGAAGCCTTTATACCCGCCTACCCGCGGGGCCTAAGCTTCGGCACCGTGATCGGCAGCCGCAGCCCGGCGGGGAGACAGACCTGGCAGCGTTACTGGGCCAATTCCGTCGACATACCCGGCCCCACCACCGAAGCCCTGGCAGCATCTGCCCGTGAGGCCGGGGTCTATCTCGCCATCGGCGTCATCGAAAGGGACAACCGCTTCGGCGGAGGCACCCTCTATTGCAGCCTCCTCTATTTCGGCCCTGACGGACGGCTCCTGGGCAAGCACCGCAAACTCAAACCCACGGGCGCCGAACGGCTGATCTGGGGCGAGGGAGACGGGAGCACCTTGACCGTAATCGAGACGGAGATCGGGAGAATCGGCGGGCTGATCTGCTGGGAGAACTACATGCCCCTGGCCCGGATGGCCATGTACGGAAAGGGAGTCGAGGTCTATCTGGCTCCCACCGCCGACTCCCGCGACACCTGGCTGGCCACTCTGCGCCACATCGCCTGCGAGGGCCGGTGCTTTGTGCTCGGCTGCAACCAGTTCGTGACCAAGGCCATGTATCCCAAGGACCTGGAAGAAATCGAGAAGCTGGCCGGACAACCGGAGGTCCTGTGCCGGGGCGCAAGCGCCATCGTCTCTCCCCTGGGCAAGGTCCTGGCAGGTCCCCTCCATGACCAGGAGGGCATGCTCCTTGCCGAACTCGATCTCGCCAGGATCGTCCAGGCCAAGTTCGACTTCGACGTAGTCGGCCACTATGCCCGACCCGACGTATTCGAACTGACGGTCAACGAGCGGCCCGCCCTGCCCGTGGCGAACAAGACCGCCCGCCAACCGTAAGGCGTACAGACAATACTAGAGTCTCCGCGCCACGTCGAACCCCTCCCAGACCGCATTCAGGGCCTCACGTGGCTCCACACAGTCACCTATGGGGTATACCTCTGCACGGTCCTTCAAGGCCTCGGCCAGTTCCCGGTTGGGACGAAGCCCCAGAGCGATGACCACCGTCTCGGCCGGAAAGCGCATCTGGCGAGTTCCGTCCTCGTGCGGATAGGGCCGGGCAACGACGACAGTCCGGCCGTCACCGTCCGTCTCGAAACGTACGACCTCAACCCCTGTGCGTACTTCCACATCGAGCTTCTTCAGCCGCCCGAGAAGCACGGCCTGGGCGAGCATGTCGAGCTTGCCCCCCACCTCGGGTCTCCTCTTGACGACCATGCTTTTCACCCCGCGCCGGGCCAGATACTCCGCCGTCTCCAACCCCACGGTTCCCGCCCCCACGATGAAGGCCGTTGAAGTCGTGACCCTGGTACGGCCGTCGAGCAAGTCGTAAGCCGTCATCCACCGTGTCTCCTCTAGCCCGGGCAGGGGAGGGACGATGGGGTCTGCCCCTGCAGCCACAACAACCGCATCCGGATTCTCACGCTCCACCACATCCGGGGTGACGGTGGTGTTCATCCGCACCTCGACTCCGGCGCGCTCGATCTCTGTTGCCTGATAGCGGACGATGTCGGAGAACTCCTCCTTGAAGGGCACCTGTGAGGCCAGACGGAATTGTCCTCCCAATCGATCGCTCTGTTCGTAGAGCGTGACACGGTGTCCCCGCCGGGCCGCAACAGCAGCCGCCTCCATCCCGCCCGGTCCGCCACCCACGACCATCACGCACTTCGGGTGCTCGGCCGGTGTGATCCTTATCTCCCACTCCCGTCCGGCCAGGGGATTGAACATACACGAGGTGCCGCGCCCCTGCCGCAGCTCCGCCAGGCAGCCCTGGTGGCAGGCGGCACAGAGCAGGATCCCCTCCTCGTCTCCCGACTCCGTTTTGCGCGGCCAGTCCGGGTCGGCCAGCAACGGCCGGCCCAATCCTATCAGGTCGGCCTGGCCCTCTGCCAGGGCCTCGCGGGCGATCTCGGGAGTGCGGATCCGCCCGGCCACAGCCACCGGCACCGATACGGCGGCCCTGATACGGGCGGCCATGGGCAGTAAGTTGGCTTTGGGCGTACCCGTGGGATAGAGACAGAACGGTACGGATTCGCACATGGTGCCCGAGGTGACGCTGAGAGCTTCCACATCCATCTCCTCGAGCGACCTGGCAACGGTGACGGCATCCTCGATGGACAGTCCGCCCTCAACGTAGTCTGTGGCATTCATACGTACTACGACAGGAAAATCGCTGCCCACCGCCCCCCGCACAGCCTCCATCACTCTCTTCCCGAAACGGAGCCTGCCCTCCAGGGAACCACCGTACTCGTCATTGCGGCGGTTTGTATGGGGCGAGAGGAATTGGTGGATGAGATAGCCGTGGCTGAAGGGAATCTCGATAGCGTCAAAGCGGGCCTCCTTGACACGACGGGCAGCATCACCAAAAAACCCGACATATTCATCGACCTCGGCCAGGGAAAGGGGTCGAGGAGTCACACCGTTTGCCGGGCAAGGGACATCCGATGCGGACACCCGCTCTCGCTCCGCCACCAACTTCGGATTGACGGCCCGCCCCGCGTGGTTGATGTGGGCCATGATGCGCCCGCCTTCCCTGTGGACGGCATCAACCATCAGACGCAATCCGTCCAGAAGCCTGTCCTCGTGGATGCCGAGCTGGGTGGGCAGCTCGCGACCGTTCGGCCGTATGTAGAGCGGTTCGGTGGTGATCAGGCCCACACCGCCCTCAGCCCGGCGGACGTAGAAGGCGATGTGGCGATCTGTGACCTCCCCTGCCTTCGTGCCGTATCCCAGCTTAACCGTGGTCATGATCAGGCGGTTGGGCAGTGTGAGAGCGCCCAATCGGAGTGGTTCAAAGAGTCTGTTCTTGTCCATCTCTGCCTCCTGATAGATTATCACCAAGCCCCGACACAGGGGGCGGCCGGAAGCCCGGCGGCTTGCGTGCCGCCAGCAACCGGACATAACCGAAGTAAAAGCAGTTCACTTCGAAATCTCCGAACCCCTTTCCCCGCAGGATAGCCCGCCAGTCACGCTTCACAAAATCGCTCGCAAGGGGGCACTCGACGCGCCGGAAGGCGAGGCGAACCGGCCACGGGCTGCAAGCCGGGTCGAACTCGTTATAGTCGAGAACAAAAAACCGCCCGCCCGAGCGCAGGGCCCGATATGCGTTCTCAACGATACGCAGCCGGTCCTCCTGGACAAAGCCGTGCAGGACGAAGGAGATGAAGACCACGTCGAACTCTCCGCCATAGGGCAGAGCCTCTTCCACCCGCCGGTTCACAAAGGTGACGTTGCTGAAGGGATGGCACTTCCGTCGTGCCTGTGCCAGCATCTCCGGCCCGATGTCCAACCCGAGGATCCGCCCCCTGTCCGAAAGGTACCGGCGCATGAGGCAGGCGTTTCGCCCCGTGCCCGCTCCCAGGTCCAAGATGGCGTCATCGGGCTGAATGCCCATGTGCCGCATCACGGCCCGAATAAAAAAAGGATACGAACCCCCGGTGATGAGGTTCATCAGGAGATCATAGTACCGGGCCTCTGCACCCCGCACCTCCACCTTGGAATCGCCTCTCGGCGGGGAAGCTCCTTTCATGGCTCCACGGCCTTCCTCATTCCTGTTTTCTCCCCGGCCTTTTGGTATGATTCTCGGTCTGATACAGGAGCTCTCCGTGTCTGAAACAGCCGGTGACGTGATCATTAACCAGGCCCACCGCCTGCATGTAAGCATAGACGATGGTCGGTCCCAGGAACTGGAATCCCCTTTTCTTGAGGTCGAGGCTTATTCTGCCGGACAGCGGAGTACTCGCCGGGATTTCCGATTCGCTCTGCCATGAATTGATCACAGGCCTGTGGTCCACAAATCTCCAGATATACTCGTCAAAGCTCCCGAATTCCTCCCGTATCTCCAGGAATCTCCTTGCGTTGTTGACCGAGGCTTCGATCTTCCTCCTGTTTCTTATTATACCCCCATCCTTCAAGAGTGCCTCTATCTTGCCGGCGTCGTATCTCGAAACCCTGGCAGGGTCGAAGCCGTCATAGGCTCTCCTGTAGTTCGCCCTCTTTCTCAGAATCGTTATCCAGCTCAATCCGGCCTGGGCCGCTTCGAGCACAAGGAACTCAAAATGCCTCCTGTCGTCATGGGCAGGAACGCCCCACTCTTCGTCGTGGTATTTGACGTACAGCGGATCATCTCCGCACCAGGAGCATCTCTCCATTGCTCCCTCCCCTCCTTTCCAGACGGCTCCCCGGGAAGGCCTCGTTTCCACCGCGGTGTCAATCAAAGAGAAGGACCTCCAACGAGGCTCCTGATCACCGACATGTTCTCCAAATCCTCATCGACGTGGTCCTGGGGTGTCTCCATGATGCCGGGAAGGTGACAGAGGCGGGGATCGTTCACGATGTTTCTGAATCCTTCAAGGCCGATGCGACCCTTGCCTATGTGCCAATGCCGGTCCTTGCGCGAACCGAGAGCCACCTGGGTGTCGTTGAGATGAAGGAGACAGAGCTTTTCCAGCCCCACGAAAGTATCGAGCTCCTCGATGGTGGCGTCGAGTCCCTCCCTGGTCGACAGGTCGTAGCCGGCTCCATAGGCGTGCGCCGTATCAAGGCAGACTCCCAGCCGCTCCCCCTCACCGGCCCCTCTTATCACCGCGCCGATCTCCTCGAAGCGCCAGCCGATCTGGGTCCCCTGGCCCGAGGTGTTCTCGAGAAGAAGGATCGTGCCGTTTTCGACCTCCTCCAGGGCCCTGCCGATGCTCTCGGCAAGGGTATCGAGACACTTCTCTAGGCTTTCCCTGAGCCGGTTTCCCATATGGGTTACAACGTAGGAGGCGCCAAGAGACTCTGCCCGGCAGAGGTCCTCACACAGGACCTCGACGGATCGCCTGTAGAAAGGAGACGACCTCGCCGCGAGGTTCGGAAGATAGGGGAGATGAACGAAGACAGGAGAGATGGCCGCCTCTTTCAGCTCCTTCCTCAGGACCGCAGCCTCCTTCTCATCCAGAGCCGGCGAACTCCACATTCTGGGGTTTCGTGAGAAGAGCTGTATGGTATCACACCGCCTGAGGCGGGCCCGCCCGACCACCCTCGAAAACCCGCCTGCAATGGAGATGTGAAAGCCGAAGCGCATGAACCCTCAACGCAACGAGCCCCGGGTGGATTGAAAAGCAGTGAACCGATCTGGTATATATGAACAAGCCCTCAAAAAGTCAAGGGCGGCAAGTGACAAGGGCCGCAGATGCTTCCCGGGACAAGGCGTGGGAGGATCTCACCCGCAATCTGAGGAATATCCGGCAAACCCAGGCCCGTAGCTGGTAGACACTGAAGAGGGGTAGTGTTGGGTGATCTTACTGGGGCTTTGCAACTTCTCGATCAAGGATTTTCAGAAGTTGCTGAGTTTACCGTGGCTGCTCTTCGGCAGAACAAAACCCTTATCCCTTCGCTTCCAAGGTCCCGCGGTGACCCTATCAGGGTTGCAGACGGAGAAGTTCCGACACCCCTTTTCAGTTCCTGCATTCAGGTTTCCATTTCGTTTCAACTGATTAGAAGACATCAGCAGCCGAATGGGGAAACTCCAGTCATTTTGCCCTTGACATGGAAGAGGATTTGATAAATAATTCACAGTCCTGCGGGCCGTGCTTCCCGCTTCCCAGGAACCTCTCCCGGGCGGAGGGAAGGCTGCGCCGAATTCAAAGGGAATCACGGGAAACGCTTGAGCTCGGGAACTCCAGCCGATGATCGCAACTACCGCCTTGTACGTCTCTCTCGTCCTTTTCGGGGCCGGCCTGCTCTATAAGGTCTCCACCTGGTTCCGGTACAGAATCGGCAAGGAAGCACGGCAGATACCAGCGTTCGAAAGGGTTCTTGCCGCCTTCGGCGGCGTCATGGCGACTGTTTTCAGCAGGAAGATCGTGACGATCCTGAAGGTTTTCCTGCTCCAGGTTCTCCTCCAGCAGAGAACGCTTCGGGAGGACCCTCTCCGGTGGCTGATGCATATGTGCGTATACCTCGGGTTCACCCTGCTGCTCCTCATGCATGCCCTGGGTAGTGTGATTACCTCCGGCTTCTTTCCCGGCTATTACTCCACCGTCAACCCTTTTCTGTTTCTGCGGGATATCTTTGGCGTCTTTGTCATCTTCGGGCTTCTCCTCGCCCTTTACAGGAGATTCATCCTGAAGGTGCCGCGCCTGGTGACCAACGCCATGGACTACTATGCCATCATCATCGTTGCCGTCATCATCCTCTCCGGAATCCTCACCGAGGGCACGAAGATGGTCTCTTACTCCAGCTACCGGAAGATGGTGGAGGAGTACGGGGCCGCAGAGAATGAAAAAGAGTCGAGATCCTTGGAGGCTTACTGGATAGAGAAATTCGCCATGGTCTCCCCGGCCGTGAAAGGGCCCTTCGACAAGGAGACACTCGACAGGGGGAGGGAACTCCATGAGATAACCTGTGCCGATTGCCATTCGAGACCCCAGTGGGCCTTTGCAGGTTATGGAGTGGCCAGGGCGGTCAGGCCCTTTGCCCTGTCTCTCGACCGGACGGGTATACCGGTGATCCTCTGGTACATTCATATCATGGCCTGTTTTGTAGGTCTTGTCTATGTCCCCTTTAGCAAGATGTTCCACATCGTTGCAAGCCCTCTGAGCCTTCTTGCCAACGCTGTTATGGAAAGGGGGAGATCCTCCCCGGCCAATATGGCCACCAAGCAAGCCATGGAGCTCGACGCGTGTACCCATTGCGGGACATGCACTGTACGCTGCTCTGTGGGTGTGGCCTTTGAAGAGATCCCCAACCCAAACATTCTCCCCTCCGAGAGAATCGCTTCCCTGAAGGCTCTCGCCTCTGGCAGGAAGCTCGGGGCAAAAGAGATAAGAATCCTTCAAGAAGGCGTCTATCTCTGTACCAACTGTTACCGCTGTACCCTTGTCTGCCCGGTGGGAATCAACCTTCAGGACCTTTGGTTCACCGTGAGAGAAGACCTCCTCGAAAGGGGTTACCCCGAGTTTCTCATCCTTTCGCCCCTATCTTTCTACCGGGGGCTGATGCACCGTGAAATCGAAGAGGGGGATTATGAAAGGCCTCTTGACCGGGCCAGAAAGGCCATCACCGCCGAATGCGATCTGATGGTCCATCAGGAAAGGGACCTCGAACTCACACCATCAGGCAGGGCACTCAAGGGGGAACTCAGCCTCTCGGCCCAGGCGAAGACGTTTTCGGTCTGTTTCGGCTGTGAAACCTGTACCACCGTCTGTCCGGTGGTGAGTAATTTCCAAAACCCCGGCGAGACCCTCGGGCTGTTGCCTCACCAGATCATGCATGCCTGTGCACTGGGCATCAGAGATCTCGCTTTTGGCTCCGTCATGTTATGGGACTGCATCACTTGTTATCAGTGCCAGGAACAATGCCCCCAGCAGGTGGCCGTCACCGATGTCCTCTATGAGCTGAAGAATCTGGCCGTAAGAAGAATCAAGGAGAGGCACTTCGACGAGATGGGAAAAGGATGATGAAATTCGCCTTCTTTATCGGTTGCACCATCCCGGCCCGCCTGAACCAGTATGAAACTTCCTCTCGCGCGGTTCTGGCAAAACTCGGTGTGAGCCTCGTCGATATAGAGCAGTTCAACTGTTGTGGATACCCCTTGAGAAACACCGACTTCAAGACCTTTCTCCTCCTGTCGGCCAGAAACCTCGCCCTTGCAGAAAAGCAGGGACTGAACCTTCTCACTCTGTGCAAATGTTGTTACGGCAGCCTGAAAAAGGCAGACCACCTCTTGAGGGAAGAGAACTCACTTAACAGGGAGATCAATGGTATCCTCGAGAAAGAGGGATTGAGGTACGAGGGCAGGGTGGAGGTCAGGCACCTCCTTTCGGTGCTCTACCATGATGTGGGGATGGACCCCATCAGAGACAAGCTGAAGGGGACTTTCAAAGGACTCAGAATCGCGACCCATTACGGGTGCCATGTGCTTCGCCCTAGCAAGGTCGTGCAGTTCGATGACCCGGT
This window contains:
- a CDS encoding deoxyribonuclease IV, which translates into the protein MRFGFHISIAGGFSRVVGRARLRRCDTIQLFSRNPRMWSSPALDEKEAAVLRKELKEAAISPVFVHLPYLPNLAARSSPFYRRSVEVLCEDLCRAESLGASYVVTHMGNRLRESLEKCLDTLAESIGRALEEVENGTILLLENTSGQGTQIGWRFEEIGAVIRGAGEGERLGVCLDTAHAYGAGYDLSTREGLDATIEELDTFVGLEKLCLLHLNDTQVALGSRKDRHWHIGKGRIGLEGFRNIVNDPRLCHLPGIMETPQDHVDEDLENMSVIRSLVGGPSL
- a CDS encoding methyltransferase domain-containing protein, which codes for MKGASPPRGDSKVEVRGAEARYYDLLMNLITGGSYPFFIRAVMRHMGIQPDDAILDLGAGTGRNACLMRRYLSDRGRILGLDIGPEMLAQARRKCHPFSNVTFVNRRVEEALPYGGEFDVVFISFVLHGFVQEDRLRIVENAYRALRSGGRFFVLDYNEFDPACSPWPVRLAFRRVECPLASDFVKRDWRAILRGKGFGDFEVNCFYFGYVRLLAARKPPGFRPPPVSGLGDNLSGGRDGQEQTL
- a CDS encoding 4Fe-4S dicluster domain-containing protein, yielding MIATTALYVSLVLFGAGLLYKVSTWFRYRIGKEARQIPAFERVLAAFGGVMATVFSRKIVTILKVFLLQVLLQQRTLREDPLRWLMHMCVYLGFTLLLLMHALGSVITSGFFPGYYSTVNPFLFLRDIFGVFVIFGLLLALYRRFILKVPRLVTNAMDYYAIIIVAVIILSGILTEGTKMVSYSSYRKMVEEYGAAENEKESRSLEAYWIEKFAMVSPAVKGPFDKETLDRGRELHEITCADCHSRPQWAFAGYGVARAVRPFALSLDRTGIPVILWYIHIMACFVGLVYVPFSKMFHIVASPLSLLANAVMERGRSSPANMATKQAMELDACTHCGTCTVRCSVGVAFEEIPNPNILPSERIASLKALASGRKLGAKEIRILQEGVYLCTNCYRCTLVCPVGINLQDLWFTVREDLLERGYPEFLILSPLSFYRGLMHREIEEGDYERPLDRARKAITAECDLMVHQERDLELTPSGRALKGELSLSAQAKTFSVCFGCETCTTVCPVVSNFQNPGETLGLLPHQIMHACALGIRDLAFGSVMLWDCITCYQCQEQCPQQVAVTDVLYELKNLAVRRIKERHFDEMGKG
- a CDS encoding DNA-3-methyladenine glycosylase I: MERCSWCGDDPLYVKYHDEEWGVPAHDDRRHFEFLVLEAAQAGLSWITILRKRANYRRAYDGFDPARVSRYDAGKIEALLKDGGIIRNRRKIEASVNNARRFLEIREEFGSFDEYIWRFVDHRPVINSWQSESEIPASTPLSGRISLDLKKRGFQFLGPTIVYAYMQAVGLVNDHVTGCFRHGELLYQTENHTKRPGRKQE
- a CDS encoding carbon-nitrogen hydrolase family protein, giving the protein MKDSPPRFKAAVVQAAPVLFDREATVEKACRLIEEAAANGARLVLFPEAFIPAYPRGLSFGTVIGSRSPAGRQTWQRYWANSVDIPGPTTEALAASAREAGVYLAIGVIERDNRFGGGTLYCSLLYFGPDGRLLGKHRKLKPTGAERLIWGEGDGSTLTVIETEIGRIGGLICWENYMPLARMAMYGKGVEVYLAPTADSRDTWLATLRHIACEGRCFVLGCNQFVTKAMYPKDLEEIEKLAGQPEVLCRGASAIVSPLGKVLAGPLHDQEGMLLAELDLARIVQAKFDFDVVGHYARPDVFELTVNERPALPVANKTARQP
- a CDS encoding FAD-dependent oxidoreductase — translated: MDKNRLFEPLRLGALTLPNRLIMTTVKLGYGTKAGEVTDRHIAFYVRRAEGGVGLITTEPLYIRPNGRELPTQLGIHEDRLLDGLRLMVDAVHREGGRIMAHINHAGRAVNPKLVAERERVSASDVPCPANGVTPRPLSLAEVDEYVGFFGDAARRVKEARFDAIEIPFSHGYLIHQFLSPHTNRRNDEYGGSLEGRLRFGKRVMEAVRGAVGSDFPVVVRMNATDYVEGGLSIEDAVTVARSLEEMDVEALSVTSGTMCESVPFCLYPTGTPKANLLPMAARIRAAVSVPVAVAGRIRTPEIAREALAEGQADLIGLGRPLLADPDWPRKTESGDEEGILLCAACHQGCLAELRQGRGTSCMFNPLAGREWEIRITPAEHPKCVMVVGGGPGGMEAAAVAARRGHRVTLYEQSDRLGGQFRLASQVPFKEEFSDIVRYQATEIERAGVEVRMNTTVTPDVVERENPDAVVVAAGADPIVPPLPGLEETRWMTAYDLLDGRTRVTTSTAFIVGAGTVGLETAEYLARRGVKSMVVKRRPEVGGKLDMLAQAVLLGRLKKLDVEVRTGVEVVRFETDGDGRTVVVARPYPHEDGTRQMRFPAETVVIALGLRPNRELAEALKDRAEVYPIGDCVEPREALNAVWEGFDVARRL
- a CDS encoding CoB--CoM heterodisulfide reductase iron-sulfur subunit B family protein, with amino-acid sequence MKFAFFIGCTIPARLNQYETSSRAVLAKLGVSLVDIEQFNCCGYPLRNTDFKTFLLLSARNLALAEKQGLNLLTLCKCCYGSLKKADHLLREENSLNREINGILEKEGLRYEGRVEVRHLLSVLYHDVGMDPIRDKLKGTFKGLRIATHYGCHVLRPSKVVQFDDPVAPTVFDRLVEVTGAESIDWPTKLDCCGAPAWGVADELSMDLTERKLDDGIRSGADYFCTACPYCQIQFDTVQQTILTRREKDHALPSILYPQLLGLSLDIDSKILGLEMNQIPLKDIEGFLSTQGET
- the gltA gene encoding NADPH-dependent glutamate synthase; translation: MSEEKPKKRKIPMQKMPEQPPEVRKRNFDEVPLGYSPEAAQLEASRCLQCKKPKCVEGCPVGIDIPGFIRLIEEGDFDAAARKIKETNALPAICGRVCPQEDQCQKTCILGKKAEPVAIGRLERFAADWERTKGKMILPQKAAPTGKRVAVVGSGPAGLTVAGDLILKGHEVTIFEALHKAGGVLVYGIPEFRLPKAIVQAEVDYLMKLGVKVEPNSVIGRIETVDGLLEDGFDAVFLGLGAGLPMFMNIPGENLCGIYSANEYLTRSNLMKAYLFPEYDTPIARGKDVCVLGAGNVSMDSARTALRLGADRVRIVYRRSRAEMPARIEEIHHAEEEGVEFLLLTTPVRFLGNEDGWVKGMECIKMELGEPDDSGRRRPIPIKGSEHILECDLVVVAIGAGANPLLPTQTPGLELNRRGYIVADPATGKTTKRGVWAGGDIVTGSATVILAMGAGRHAADSIHDYLTRGENNWP